A genome region from Marinobacter panjinensis includes the following:
- a CDS encoding TetR/AcrR family transcriptional regulator translates to MKTRDKILLSSLELFNERGERNITTNHIAAHLAISPGNLYYHFRNKSDIIYEIFLEYEKLVDFYLDIPEDRPITLEDLTFYLESVFDGLWSYRFFHRDLEYLLDSDRRLRQDYREFTNRCLVAISRIFEKLADAGIIQPQPEELRSAMSLNVWLVITNWMAFLKTAHALEESTSLTLTELKQGIYQVLTLEIPYLTADYREQVMALREKYRPCLPESADA, encoded by the coding sequence ATGAAAACCCGAGACAAGATTCTTCTTTCGAGCCTGGAGCTTTTTAACGAAAGGGGAGAGCGCAATATCACCACCAATCACATTGCCGCTCACCTGGCGATCTCGCCAGGCAACCTCTATTACCACTTTCGCAACAAGTCCGACATCATCTACGAGATATTTCTCGAGTATGAAAAGTTGGTGGACTTCTACCTGGATATCCCGGAAGACCGGCCTATCACCCTGGAAGACCTGACGTTCTATCTTGAGTCGGTGTTTGACGGGCTCTGGAGCTACCGCTTCTTTCACCGCGACCTGGAATACCTGCTCGACAGTGACCGGCGCCTGCGGCAGGACTACCGCGAATTCACCAATCGCTGCCTGGTAGCGATCAGCCGGATTTTCGAGAAGCTGGCAGACGCCGGGATTATCCAGCCCCAGCCTGAAGAGCTGCGTTCGGCGATGTCACTGAACGTATGGCTGGTCATCACCAACTGGATGGCGTTCCTGAAAACGGCCCATGCCCTTGAGGAGTCCACCAGCCTGACCCTGACGGAGTTGAAGCAGGGTATCTATCAGGTTTTGACGCTGGAAATTCCCTATCTGACCGCGGATTATCGGGAGCAGGTGATGGCGTTGCGGGAAAAATACCGCCCCTGTCTGCCAGAATCGGCCGACGCTTGA